The DNA sequence GCGTTCTCGGGCCCAACCTGAAGTACAGCTGCGCCTGGTGGCCCGCGGGAACCACCACGCTTGCCGATGCCGAGCGTCAGATGCTCGACCTGTACTGCGAGCGCGCCCAGATCGTCGACGGCATGCGCATCCTCGACCTCGGTTGCGGATGGGGGTCGTTCACGGTGCACGCGGCCAGACGGTTCCCCAACTCCCCCATCACCGCCGTGTCGAACTCGCGACGCCAGGGAGACCACATCCGTCGCCGCCTCGCCGCCGAAGGGCTGACCAACGTGGTGCACGTCACCGCCAACGTGGCCGATGGCATTCCGGAAGGCACCTTCGATCGCGTCGTCTCCATCGAGATGTTCGAGCACTTCCGCAACTATCGCGTGCTGCTGCAGCGGGTGCGCGAGCGGCTGGCGCCCGATGGGGCCCTCTTCGTGCACGTGTTCTGCCACCGCGCGCTGGCCTATCTCTTCGACGCCAAGAAGCCGAGCGACTGGATGGAGCGCTACTTCTTCTCCGGCGGCGTCATGCCCAGTGCCGACCTGTTGCTCTACTTCGCGTCCGGCTACCGCATCGATGGGCACTGGGCCGTGCCCGGCACGCACTACCAGAAGACCGCCGACGCCTGGTGGGACAACATGCGGCGCAACCGCCGCGCCCTCACCCCCATCTTGAAGGAGATGTACGGCAAGGATCACCGCCGCTGGTGGGTGTACTGGAAGCTTTTCTTCCTCGCCTGCGCCGAGCTGTTCGGGTACGCGAACGGCGAGGAGTGGCGCGTCGACCACTACCTCTTCCGCCGCTGCGAGCTGTCGTGAAGATCGCGGTCATCGGCGCCGGCGTCGCAGGTCTGGTGGCGGCGCACCGGCTGAGCGCCCAGCACGAGGTGACGGTGTTCGAGAGAAACACCTACCTCGGCGGGCACACGAACACGGTGGTCATCGGTGAGGGGCCCGACGCGGGAACGGCGGTCGACACCGGCTTCATCGTCTACAACCATCGCACCTACCCCAATTTCGTCGAGCTGCTCACCGAGCTCGGCGTCGATGGCCGGGACAGCGACATGTCGTACGGGTACCACGACACGGAGAGCGGCCTGCAGTGGGGCGGCCACGATCTCGGCACCCTGTTCGCCCAGCGAAGCAATCTGGTGAACCCGTCGTTCCTGCGCATGGTGATCGACATGGCGCGGTTCAACCAAGGGGGCCAGGCCGCGCTCGCCAACGGCTCGGCGGCAGGGCTCTCGCTCTCGGCCTACTGCCGCCGGCAGGGCTTCTCGCCCTATTTCGAGCGTCACTACCTGCAGTCACTGGGCGCGGCGCTGTGGTCGACCCATCCAGAAGAGATCGCCGACTTCCCGGCGGAGGCCTACCTGCGCTTCTTCAGCAACCACGGCCTGCTCTCCATCACCGACCGCCCCCGCTGGCTCACCGTGAAGGGCGGCAGCCACGCCTATGTGAAGGCCATCCGCGCGCGGTTCAAGGGGCATGTGCACCTGAGCACACCGGTCGAAGGGGTGCGGCGCGACGCCTCCGGTGTCGATGTGCGCGCCGGCGGGAGCACGCACCGCTTCGACGCCGTGGTGCTTGCCGGGCACGCCGACCAGACCCTCGCCCTGCTCG is a window from the Pseudomonadota bacterium genome containing:
- a CDS encoding class I SAM-dependent methyltransferase; translation: EILDVDALEPLTRLGIRMLCKKTLAREHVGDAQARQQRLFDLVKRLGEGPVAVATDEANAQHYALPPEFFESVLGPNLKYSCAWWPAGTTTLADAERQMLDLYCERAQIVDGMRILDLGCGWGSFTVHAARRFPNSPITAVSNSRRQGDHIRRRLAAEGLTNVVHVTANVADGIPEGTFDRVVSIEMFEHFRNYRVLLQRVRERLAPDGALFVHVFCHRALAYLFDAKKPSDWMERYFFSGGVMPSADLLLYFASGYRIDGHWAVPGTHYQKTADAWWDNMRRNRRALTPILKEMYGKDHRRWWVYWKLFFLACAELFGYANGEEWRVDHYLFRRCELS
- a CDS encoding FAD-dependent oxidoreductase yields the protein MRAVVKIAVIGAGVAGLVAAHRLSAQHEVTVFERNTYLGGHTNTVVIGEGPDAGTAVDTGFIVYNHRTYPNFVELLTELGVDGRDSDMSYGYHDTESGLQWGGHDLGTLFAQRSNLVNPSFLRMVIDMARFNQGGQAALANGSAAGLSLSAYCRRQGFSPYFERHYLQSLGAALWSTHPEEIADFPAEAYLRFFSNHGLLSITDRPRWLTVKGGSHAYVKAIRARFKGHVHLSTPVEGVRRDASGVDVRAGGSTHRFDAVVLAGHADQTLALLDDPSDEERALLSPWRYAKNETVLHTDTSILPPNRRVWSSWNSVRRPEGADEGVFVTYDMNRLQGLETRGHYLVTLNGTRALRDDRVIASFTYHHPGYTVASLATQARLPSLNGRRSTWFCGSYFGNGFHEDAVRSAVDAVASIAAHETVRA